The stretch of DNA ATCAGCGTCGCCCCGATTAATCCGTGCGGCGAATGCGCGGCAAAGATTTTTTTCATCGGCACGATCGGCACGCGATGCCGATCAGCCAGCCGGTGGAGGATGGCATTGAACTCTTCCGGCGCACGAAAACGCAGGGCATCCAAGTCTTTGGCGCGCTCGTAAAGGGAAGCCGCTTGAGCGTATTCACCGCGCTGCTCCGCCTCCTGCGCCTGAAGATAGACCTCGGCGGCGCATTCTTCGCTCCCGGAAACCGATAAAAAAGGCGGCTGGTCGCGAAGATTGCTCACCAATTCGCTGAGAATAACGGGAACGCCGGATTTTTCGGCCTTGCGTAGGATTGCCTCCATATTGCGCTCGAATTGAACGCAGCCTGCAAGGTAGCGCCGACTGCCCAACGGAATTTCCGGCTCTTTTACGATGCGCGACATGACGGTTTCGAAGGAGGCCTCTGAATTGTTTGCAACTGCCGTCCTTCGCAGACGATGGATACCTTTGCGGATCAGTCGATAAAGACGCAATCGCCTTAGTTTAAGAGAGGCTGTCTTGAGCACGCGGCTGTCGCCGAAAGATTCGACGGAAGCCGCGCCGAGAGCGCCGTAATACTCATTATGGCCTGCGTAGATCAGGAGCAAATCCGGTTTTTGGCGCAGGATTTCTTCCATAAAGTCAAGCAGCGCATAGCTGTTGATCGCCGTCATGGCGGTATTGACGACTTCGATCTTTCGTTCCGGATAGGCATCCTGCAGTCGACGATGGAGAATGCGGGGAAAGGTAATGTTGTTGCCGTACGGAAAGCCGGCAGTGGTGGAACCTCCGAGCACGAAAATACGAAAAGCGCCCGCCGGCTTTTTTTTGAGAAACAAATCTTTTCGCGGCGTCGGTAAAAAGTCGAGGCGGCTAAAATACCTTTGCCCGATTTGCGGGTTGATGCCGTAATAGGGCGACGACTTGTACGGAAGTGTGATGAAAAGATTATCGTCAAGCTGAGGGATGAAAAAGAGAAGGCCTTCGAGCAGAGCGATCAGCAGTGCGGGTAAGGCAAAAATTGCGGCTGTAAATAAGTAGCGTTTAAAATTGGTGTTACCGAGGGATATTTTCTTTGTCGACAATTTTAACTGCAAGAGTAGCCGCTCTCTCTATGCTGTATTATTAACATCTTTTACGCTAAAGTCGCGATGATTTGTTTAACGGTGTTAGGTTTTCGTCAAGATTTACCTTTGGGGTTTTTAACGAAAAACTCAATCTTTCGTATCGTTAACCTTTTTGAAATATTTATATGCGTTTAATTTATTCATTAAAATAGCTGATGGGGGCGGAAAAATCAATTACTTTTTAAGAACGAGAATTGGGATTTTTCGCTTTGAGAATTAACTTGTTACAGTTAGCAGGTTTTTGGGCGAGTGTCAACAAGATTTCGAATAAAAAAATAAAGCCGGCCGAGGAGGGACTCGACCGGCTTGTAGAGGTTTACTTGATCAGCATCATCTTCTTGGTCAAGATCTGGGAACCGTTGTTGATACGGTAGAGATAAATGCCGTTGGGCAGCTCGCCGGCATTAAAGACAACCGAATAGCTCCCCGGAGCCTTCATCTCATTGACGAGCGTGGCCACTTCGGTTCCGCGCAGATCATAGACCTTTACCGTCACCCACGCCTGCTGCGGCAACGAGTACTCGATAGTGGTCGAGGGATTGAACGGGTTGGGATAGTTCTGTTTAAGCTCGTACTTGACCGGTTTGAGCAGTTCCGCAACTTTGGTCCCGGTGGGACGATAGTCAATGCTGTTGGTATCGATGCCGGTGATGCTGTTCATGGTCGACATGTTGAACTTGTGATCTTCCAAGAACGTCATCGTACCGTGATAATTTACATTATTCCAAACAGCATCCCGCATATGCGAAGCCCATTCGATCGAGCCGTAGCGGCCGCCGGTGCCGTCGTTTTCATGGTTCATGATTGCCATGCCGAAGATATTGCCGACACCCGGCTGAACGGGACCGCGATTGTCCTGCGAGTAATAGATATGCTCCCAAGGTAGGCGGCCTTCGACGTTGTAGCCCAATGGAGTCTCCTTACGGGCATAATCTTCACCGGGCACATATCGAAAGCCGGCGATGTTCGAATTGCCTTCGGGATACATATTGTCGACACCCGAAAGCGGTCCGGTCGCCTCGGTGCTGTCGAAAGCCGTCAAGCGGATTGCAAAGACGCCGCTGCCGGATTTCGGCGGGCCCATCAAGGGATCCGGATCGAATTTGATCTCCAAGCAGTCGTTCGCCCAGTTCGTACCGTTGTCGCAAACGACATAATCGTCCCATACTTCTTCGTAGAAATAAAAGTAGGTGTCATCCCAAGCGCACCAAAAATTAGCGGACAGGTCGTATTCATCGTCGTGCTGCCCCCAGCCGCTGTTGTCGTTGTTTGCCGTATACGGAATATGGATCCAGCCGTTCTCCGGTCCCGTAAGAGTATTGTACCATTCATCCCGCTCCGCATCGATCTTGATGCTGAAATCAACGGCATACAGTCCGCTGCCGATAATCAAAAGCAGACTAAGTAGTAG from candidate division KSB1 bacterium encodes:
- a CDS encoding GDSL-type esterase/lipase family protein, whose protein sequence is MSTKKISLGNTNFKRYLFTAAIFALPALLIALLEGLLFFIPQLDDNLFITLPYKSSPYYGINPQIGQRYFSRLDFLPTPRKDLFLKKKPAGAFRIFVLGGSTTAGFPYGNNITFPRILHRRLQDAYPERKIEVVNTAMTAINSYALLDFMEEILRQKPDLLLIYAGHNEYYGALGAASVESFGDSRVLKTASLKLRRLRLYRLIRKGIHRLRRTAVANNSEASFETVMSRIVKEPEIPLGSRRYLAGCVQFERNMEAILRKAEKSGVPVILSELVSNLRDQPPFLSVSGSEECAAEVYLQAQEAEQRGEYAQAASLYERAKDLDALRFRAPEEFNAILHRLADRHRVPIVPMKKIFAAHSPHGLIGATLITEHLHPNIDGYFLMAEAFLQEIFRRQLLDTPSKPLHSPAWYRKNWGCTPLDSVYAALTIAHLKSGWPFRPIEQPNRFFAEFKPKTREEELIVRVLQGNDLTLEQAHLILAKEFQDAGQYDKAFREYRALTFIVPYLDLFYEPMIDLLVQQKAYSLALAVLFDALHYQDSAYVYKWIGQILLVTGETRRGLNFLEESLKRNPHDAQAIYNACRGYYNLGDIPSGDRWLKELSRLIPASKEFKDLQQLRLSMTTGNNESKTGEED
- a CDS encoding T9SS type A sorting domain-containing protein, whose product is MKKILLLSLLLIIGSGLYAVDFSIKIDAERDEWYNTLTGPENGWIHIPYTANNDNSGWGQHDDEYDLSANFWCAWDDTYFYFYEEVWDDYVVCDNGTNWANDCLEIKFDPDPLMGPPKSGSGVFAIRLTAFDSTEATGPLSGVDNMYPEGNSNIAGFRYVPGEDYARKETPLGYNVEGRLPWEHIYYSQDNRGPVQPGVGNIFGMAIMNHENDGTGGRYGSIEWASHMRDAVWNNVNYHGTMTFLEDHKFNMSTMNSITGIDTNSIDYRPTGTKVAELLKPVKYELKQNYPNPFNPSTTIEYSLPQQAWVTVKVYDLRGTEVATLVNEMKAPGSYSVVFNAGELPNGIYLYRINNGSQILTKKMMLIK